Proteins encoded within one genomic window of Siniperca chuatsi isolate FFG_IHB_CAS linkage group LG4, ASM2008510v1, whole genome shotgun sequence:
- the LOC122874500 gene encoding proton myo-inositol cotransporter-like isoform X4 has product MSSSNDEYSLKHMSNLMGSRRQKAADDGEQSLIGPPSVVSAAGGDLLDQDASTSGFVYVLAFFSALGGFLFGYDTGVVSGAMLLLKKEMNLTTLWQELLVSSTVGAAAVSALSGGYLNGWLGRRICILLASFIFSIGGIILSFAPDKVVLLVGRITIGLGIGIASMTVPVYLAEVSPPHQRGQLVTVNALFITGGQFIASVVDGAFSYLSHDGWRYMLGLSVLPAVLQFAGFLFLPESPRWLLQKGRSQEARQVLSQIRRGQSVDEEYDMIRAGIEEEEKETSEGGLVILRILRHGPTRRALIVGCGLQMFQQLSGINTVMYYSATILQMSGVRDDKQAIWLAAATSATNFVFTLVGVWLVERVGRRKLTLGSLLGTALSLTLLAVGFLLSAQNSPPITLHPVDSQNSTCRLYGFCESCMLDPGCGFCYRENGTRVWDSSCVPVNQASTDHAAWGRSNTDFLCGFVTECSNQTETAGSPMWAYNYCPTSYSWIVLMGLILYLAFFAPGMGPMPWTVNSEIYPLWARSTGNAWSAGVNWMFNVLVSLTFLHVAEFLTYYGAFFMYTGLVVLSLLFVQGCLPETQGLQLEEIENLFTGQLCSCGASSLSDNRHVHYIRQGSEVSPANYGAVGSDNAIAYITLR; this is encoded by the exons ATGTCCAGCAGCAACGATGAATACAGCCTGAAGCACATGAGCAACCTTATGGGCAGCAGGAGGCAGAAAGCAGCGGATGATGGAGAGCAGAGTCTCATTGGGCCTCCATCTGTGGTCTCCGCCGCTGGTGGGGATCTCCTGGACCAAGATGCCTCCACGTCTGGGTTCGTGTATGTGTTGGCGTTTTTCTCTGCCCTGGGAGGATTCCTCTTCGGGTATGACACTGGGGTGGTCTCCGGGGCTATGCTGCTCCTGAAGAAGGAGATGAACCTGACCACTTTGTGGCAGGAGCTGCTGGTCTCCAGTACTGTTGGGGCTGCGGCTGTCTCTGCCCTGAGCGGAGGCTACTTGAACGGGTGGCTGGGGCGCAGGATCTGCATCCTCTTGGCCAGTTTCATCTTCAGCATCGGTGGCATCATCTTGAGTTTTGCCCCGGACAAGGTGGTCCTTCTTGTGGGCAGAATCACAATTGGATTGGGCATAG GCATTGCCTCTATGACAGTTCCTGTATACCTCGCAGAAGTTTCCCCCCCTCACCAGAGAGGTCAGCTGGTCACTGTCAACGCCCTCTTCATCACCGGTGGCCAGTTCATTGCCAGTGTGGTCGATGGAGCTTTCAGCTACCTGAGCCACGATGGTTGGAG GTACATGCTGGGTTTGTCCGTTCTCCCAGCAGTGCTGCAGTTCGCCGGCTTCTTATTCCTGCCGGAGAGCCCCCGTTGGCTTCTCCAAAAGGGCCGCAGCCAAGAGGCCCGTCAAGTCCTCAGCCAGATCAGAAGAGGCCAGAGCGTTGACGAGGAGTACGACATGATCAGAGCCGGCATcgaggaagaagagaaagagacgaGTGAAG GAGGCCTTGTTATTTTGCGGATCCTTCGCCATGGTCCAACTCGCAGAGCTCTCATCGTTGGCTGCGGCCTCCAGATGTTTCAGCAGCTGTCGGGGATAAACACCGTCAT GTACTACAGTGCAACCATTCTGCAGATGTCGGGGGTGCGGGATGATAAACAGGCAATCTGGTTGGCTGCTGCAACTTCTGCTACCAACTTTGTGTTCACCTTAGTTGGAGTCTGGCTTGTGGAGAGAGTGGGCCGCAGGAAGCTGACCCTGGGCAGTCTTTTAG GTACTGCATTGAGTCTGACTTTGTTGGCAGTCGGGTTCTTGCTATCTGCCCAGAATTCTCCGCCCATCACCCTCCACCCGGTCGACTCTCAAAACTCAACCTGCAGACTATATGG GTTCTGTGAATCCTGCATGCTGGATCCGGgttgtggattttgttatcGTGAAAACGGCACCAGAGTGTGGGACTCGTCCTGTGTTCCTGTCAATCAAGCGTCCACAGATCACGCCGCCTGGGGAAGGTCAAACACGGATTTTCTGTGTGGTTTTGTGACAGA GTGCTCCAACCAGACGGAGACAGCCGGCAGCCCAATGTGGGCTTACAACTACTGTCCAACATCCTACTCCTGGATCGTCCTGATGGGCCTCATCCTCTACCTTGCATTCTTTGCTCCAG GTATGGGCCCCATGCCTTGGACAGTGAACTCAGAGATCTACCCACTGTGGGCCCGCAGCACCGGCAACGCCTGGTCAGCTGGGGTCAACTGGATGTTCAACGTCCTGGTGTCTCTGACCTTCCTTCATGTCGCTGAGTTTCTCACCTATTACG GGGCGTTCTTCATGTACACGGGCCTGGTGGTGTTGAGTCTCCTCTTCGTCCAGGGCTGCCTGCCAGAGACGCAGGGCCTGCAGCTGGAGGAAATCGAGAACCTGTTCACCGGTCAGCTCTGCTCCTGTGGAGCCTCCTCACTCAGTGACAATCGCCACGTCCACTACATTCGG CAAGGTTCGGAAGTCAGCCCAGCAAACTATGGAGCGGTGGGGTCAGACAATGCCATAGCCTATATAACT CTCAGATAA
- the LOC122874500 gene encoding proton myo-inositol cotransporter-like isoform X3, with product MSNLMGSRRQKAADDGEQSLIGPPSVVSAAGGDLLDQDASTSGFVYVLAFFSALGGFLFGYDTGVVSGAMLLLKKEMNLTTLWQELLVSSTVGAAAVSALSGGYLNGWLGRRICILLASFIFSIGGIILSFAPDKVVLLVGRITIGLGIGIASMTVPVYLAEVSPPHQRGQLVTVNALFITGGQFIASVVDGAFSYLSHDGWRYMLGLSVLPAVLQFAGFLFLPESPRWLLQKGRSQEARQVLSQIRRGQSVDEEYDMIRAGIEEEEKETSEGGLVILRILRHGPTRRALIVGCGLQMFQQLSGINTVMYYSATILQMSGVRDDKQAIWLAAATSATNFVFTLVGVWLVERVGRRKLTLGSLLGTALSLTLLAVGFLLSAQNSPPITLHPVDSQNSTCRLYGFCESCMLDPGCGFCYRENGTRVWDSSCVPVNQASTDHAAWGRSNTDFLCGFVTECSNQTETAGSPMWAYNYCPTSYSWIVLMGLILYLAFFAPGMGPMPWTVNSEIYPLWARSTGNAWSAGVNWMFNVLVSLTFLHVAEFLTYYGAFFMYTGLVVLSLLFVQGCLPETQGLQLEEIENLFTGQLCSCGASSLSDNRHVHYIRQGSEVSPANYGAVGSDNAIAYITVSTLTTFLLCDNSAEFAFLMFNFMSLFSQLR from the exons ATGAGCAACCTTATGGGCAGCAGGAGGCAGAAAGCAGCGGATGATGGAGAGCAGAGTCTCATTGGGCCTCCATCTGTGGTCTCCGCCGCTGGTGGGGATCTCCTGGACCAAGATGCCTCCACGTCTGGGTTCGTGTATGTGTTGGCGTTTTTCTCTGCCCTGGGAGGATTCCTCTTCGGGTATGACACTGGGGTGGTCTCCGGGGCTATGCTGCTCCTGAAGAAGGAGATGAACCTGACCACTTTGTGGCAGGAGCTGCTGGTCTCCAGTACTGTTGGGGCTGCGGCTGTCTCTGCCCTGAGCGGAGGCTACTTGAACGGGTGGCTGGGGCGCAGGATCTGCATCCTCTTGGCCAGTTTCATCTTCAGCATCGGTGGCATCATCTTGAGTTTTGCCCCGGACAAGGTGGTCCTTCTTGTGGGCAGAATCACAATTGGATTGGGCATAG GCATTGCCTCTATGACAGTTCCTGTATACCTCGCAGAAGTTTCCCCCCCTCACCAGAGAGGTCAGCTGGTCACTGTCAACGCCCTCTTCATCACCGGTGGCCAGTTCATTGCCAGTGTGGTCGATGGAGCTTTCAGCTACCTGAGCCACGATGGTTGGAG GTACATGCTGGGTTTGTCCGTTCTCCCAGCAGTGCTGCAGTTCGCCGGCTTCTTATTCCTGCCGGAGAGCCCCCGTTGGCTTCTCCAAAAGGGCCGCAGCCAAGAGGCCCGTCAAGTCCTCAGCCAGATCAGAAGAGGCCAGAGCGTTGACGAGGAGTACGACATGATCAGAGCCGGCATcgaggaagaagagaaagagacgaGTGAAG GAGGCCTTGTTATTTTGCGGATCCTTCGCCATGGTCCAACTCGCAGAGCTCTCATCGTTGGCTGCGGCCTCCAGATGTTTCAGCAGCTGTCGGGGATAAACACCGTCAT GTACTACAGTGCAACCATTCTGCAGATGTCGGGGGTGCGGGATGATAAACAGGCAATCTGGTTGGCTGCTGCAACTTCTGCTACCAACTTTGTGTTCACCTTAGTTGGAGTCTGGCTTGTGGAGAGAGTGGGCCGCAGGAAGCTGACCCTGGGCAGTCTTTTAG GTACTGCATTGAGTCTGACTTTGTTGGCAGTCGGGTTCTTGCTATCTGCCCAGAATTCTCCGCCCATCACCCTCCACCCGGTCGACTCTCAAAACTCAACCTGCAGACTATATGG GTTCTGTGAATCCTGCATGCTGGATCCGGgttgtggattttgttatcGTGAAAACGGCACCAGAGTGTGGGACTCGTCCTGTGTTCCTGTCAATCAAGCGTCCACAGATCACGCCGCCTGGGGAAGGTCAAACACGGATTTTCTGTGTGGTTTTGTGACAGA GTGCTCCAACCAGACGGAGACAGCCGGCAGCCCAATGTGGGCTTACAACTACTGTCCAACATCCTACTCCTGGATCGTCCTGATGGGCCTCATCCTCTACCTTGCATTCTTTGCTCCAG GTATGGGCCCCATGCCTTGGACAGTGAACTCAGAGATCTACCCACTGTGGGCCCGCAGCACCGGCAACGCCTGGTCAGCTGGGGTCAACTGGATGTTCAACGTCCTGGTGTCTCTGACCTTCCTTCATGTCGCTGAGTTTCTCACCTATTACG GGGCGTTCTTCATGTACACGGGCCTGGTGGTGTTGAGTCTCCTCTTCGTCCAGGGCTGCCTGCCAGAGACGCAGGGCCTGCAGCTGGAGGAAATCGAGAACCTGTTCACCGGTCAGCTCTGCTCCTGTGGAGCCTCCTCACTCAGTGACAATCGCCACGTCCACTACATTCGG CAAGGTTCGGAAGTCAGCCCAGCAAACTATGGAGCGGTGGGGTCAGACAATGCCATAGCCTATATAACTGTAAGTACGCTAACAACTTTTCTGCTATGCGACAACAGTGCTGAATTTGCCTTTTTAATGTTCAATTTCATGTCCTTGTTTTCGCAGCTCAGATAA
- the LOC122874500 gene encoding proton myo-inositol cotransporter-like isoform X1 gives MSSSNDEYSLKHMSNLMGSRRQKAADDGEQSLIGPPSVVSAAGGDLLDQDASTSGFVYVLAFFSALGGFLFGYDTGVVSGAMLLLKKEMNLTTLWQELLVSSTVGAAAVSALSGGYLNGWLGRRICILLASFIFSIGGIILSFAPDKVVLLVGRITIGLGIGIASMTVPVYLAEVSPPHQRGQLVTVNALFITGGQFIASVVDGAFSYLSHDGWRYMLGLSVLPAVLQFAGFLFLPESPRWLLQKGRSQEARQVLSQIRRGQSVDEEYDMIRAGIEEEEKETSEGGLVILRILRHGPTRRALIVGCGLQMFQQLSGINTVMYYSATILQMSGVRDDKQAIWLAAATSATNFVFTLVGVWLVERVGRRKLTLGSLLGTALSLTLLAVGFLLSAQNSPPITLHPVDSQNSTCRLYGFCESCMLDPGCGFCYRENGTRVWDSSCVPVNQASTDHAAWGRSNTDFLCGFVTECSNQTETAGSPMWAYNYCPTSYSWIVLMGLILYLAFFAPGMGPMPWTVNSEIYPLWARSTGNAWSAGVNWMFNVLVSLTFLHVAEFLTYYGAFFMYTGLVVLSLLFVQGCLPETQGLQLEEIENLFTGQLCSCGASSLSDNRHVHYIRQGSEVSPANYGAVGSDNAIAYITVSTLTTFLLCDNSAEFAFLMFNFMSLFSQLR, from the exons ATGTCCAGCAGCAACGATGAATACAGCCTGAAGCACATGAGCAACCTTATGGGCAGCAGGAGGCAGAAAGCAGCGGATGATGGAGAGCAGAGTCTCATTGGGCCTCCATCTGTGGTCTCCGCCGCTGGTGGGGATCTCCTGGACCAAGATGCCTCCACGTCTGGGTTCGTGTATGTGTTGGCGTTTTTCTCTGCCCTGGGAGGATTCCTCTTCGGGTATGACACTGGGGTGGTCTCCGGGGCTATGCTGCTCCTGAAGAAGGAGATGAACCTGACCACTTTGTGGCAGGAGCTGCTGGTCTCCAGTACTGTTGGGGCTGCGGCTGTCTCTGCCCTGAGCGGAGGCTACTTGAACGGGTGGCTGGGGCGCAGGATCTGCATCCTCTTGGCCAGTTTCATCTTCAGCATCGGTGGCATCATCTTGAGTTTTGCCCCGGACAAGGTGGTCCTTCTTGTGGGCAGAATCACAATTGGATTGGGCATAG GCATTGCCTCTATGACAGTTCCTGTATACCTCGCAGAAGTTTCCCCCCCTCACCAGAGAGGTCAGCTGGTCACTGTCAACGCCCTCTTCATCACCGGTGGCCAGTTCATTGCCAGTGTGGTCGATGGAGCTTTCAGCTACCTGAGCCACGATGGTTGGAG GTACATGCTGGGTTTGTCCGTTCTCCCAGCAGTGCTGCAGTTCGCCGGCTTCTTATTCCTGCCGGAGAGCCCCCGTTGGCTTCTCCAAAAGGGCCGCAGCCAAGAGGCCCGTCAAGTCCTCAGCCAGATCAGAAGAGGCCAGAGCGTTGACGAGGAGTACGACATGATCAGAGCCGGCATcgaggaagaagagaaagagacgaGTGAAG GAGGCCTTGTTATTTTGCGGATCCTTCGCCATGGTCCAACTCGCAGAGCTCTCATCGTTGGCTGCGGCCTCCAGATGTTTCAGCAGCTGTCGGGGATAAACACCGTCAT GTACTACAGTGCAACCATTCTGCAGATGTCGGGGGTGCGGGATGATAAACAGGCAATCTGGTTGGCTGCTGCAACTTCTGCTACCAACTTTGTGTTCACCTTAGTTGGAGTCTGGCTTGTGGAGAGAGTGGGCCGCAGGAAGCTGACCCTGGGCAGTCTTTTAG GTACTGCATTGAGTCTGACTTTGTTGGCAGTCGGGTTCTTGCTATCTGCCCAGAATTCTCCGCCCATCACCCTCCACCCGGTCGACTCTCAAAACTCAACCTGCAGACTATATGG GTTCTGTGAATCCTGCATGCTGGATCCGGgttgtggattttgttatcGTGAAAACGGCACCAGAGTGTGGGACTCGTCCTGTGTTCCTGTCAATCAAGCGTCCACAGATCACGCCGCCTGGGGAAGGTCAAACACGGATTTTCTGTGTGGTTTTGTGACAGA GTGCTCCAACCAGACGGAGACAGCCGGCAGCCCAATGTGGGCTTACAACTACTGTCCAACATCCTACTCCTGGATCGTCCTGATGGGCCTCATCCTCTACCTTGCATTCTTTGCTCCAG GTATGGGCCCCATGCCTTGGACAGTGAACTCAGAGATCTACCCACTGTGGGCCCGCAGCACCGGCAACGCCTGGTCAGCTGGGGTCAACTGGATGTTCAACGTCCTGGTGTCTCTGACCTTCCTTCATGTCGCTGAGTTTCTCACCTATTACG GGGCGTTCTTCATGTACACGGGCCTGGTGGTGTTGAGTCTCCTCTTCGTCCAGGGCTGCCTGCCAGAGACGCAGGGCCTGCAGCTGGAGGAAATCGAGAACCTGTTCACCGGTCAGCTCTGCTCCTGTGGAGCCTCCTCACTCAGTGACAATCGCCACGTCCACTACATTCGG CAAGGTTCGGAAGTCAGCCCAGCAAACTATGGAGCGGTGGGGTCAGACAATGCCATAGCCTATATAACTGTAAGTACGCTAACAACTTTTCTGCTATGCGACAACAGTGCTGAATTTGCCTTTTTAATGTTCAATTTCATGTCCTTGTTTTCGCAGCTCAGATAA
- the LOC122874500 gene encoding proton myo-inositol cotransporter-like isoform X5: MSSSNDEYSLKHMSNLMGSRRQKAADDGEQSLIGPPSVVSAAGGDLLDQDASTSGFVYVLAFFSALGGFLFGYDTGVVSGAMLLLKKEMNLTTLWQELLVSSTVGAAAVSALSGGYLNGWLGRRICILLASFIFSIGGIILSFAPDKVVLLVGRITIGLGIGIASMTVPVYLAEVSPPHQRGQLVTVNALFITGGQFIASVVDGAFSYLSHDGWRYMLGLSVLPAVLQFAGFLFLPESPRWLLQKGRSQEARQVLSQIRRGQSVDEEYDMIRAGIEEEEKETSEGGLVILRILRHGPTRRALIVGCGLQMFQQLSGINTVMYYSATILQMSGVRDDKQAIWLAAATSATNFVFTLVGVWLVERVGRRKLTLGSLLGTALSLTLLAVGFLLSAQNSPPITLHPVDSQNSTCRLYGFCESCMLDPGCGFCYRENGTRVWDSSCVPVNQASTDHAAWGRCSNQTETAGSPMWAYNYCPTSYSWIVLMGLILYLAFFAPGMGPMPWTVNSEIYPLWARSTGNAWSAGVNWMFNVLVSLTFLHVAEFLTYYGAFFMYTGLVVLSLLFVQGCLPETQGLQLEEIENLFTGQLCSCGASSLSDNRHVHYIRQGSEVSPANYGAVGSDNAIAYITLR; this comes from the exons ATGTCCAGCAGCAACGATGAATACAGCCTGAAGCACATGAGCAACCTTATGGGCAGCAGGAGGCAGAAAGCAGCGGATGATGGAGAGCAGAGTCTCATTGGGCCTCCATCTGTGGTCTCCGCCGCTGGTGGGGATCTCCTGGACCAAGATGCCTCCACGTCTGGGTTCGTGTATGTGTTGGCGTTTTTCTCTGCCCTGGGAGGATTCCTCTTCGGGTATGACACTGGGGTGGTCTCCGGGGCTATGCTGCTCCTGAAGAAGGAGATGAACCTGACCACTTTGTGGCAGGAGCTGCTGGTCTCCAGTACTGTTGGGGCTGCGGCTGTCTCTGCCCTGAGCGGAGGCTACTTGAACGGGTGGCTGGGGCGCAGGATCTGCATCCTCTTGGCCAGTTTCATCTTCAGCATCGGTGGCATCATCTTGAGTTTTGCCCCGGACAAGGTGGTCCTTCTTGTGGGCAGAATCACAATTGGATTGGGCATAG GCATTGCCTCTATGACAGTTCCTGTATACCTCGCAGAAGTTTCCCCCCCTCACCAGAGAGGTCAGCTGGTCACTGTCAACGCCCTCTTCATCACCGGTGGCCAGTTCATTGCCAGTGTGGTCGATGGAGCTTTCAGCTACCTGAGCCACGATGGTTGGAG GTACATGCTGGGTTTGTCCGTTCTCCCAGCAGTGCTGCAGTTCGCCGGCTTCTTATTCCTGCCGGAGAGCCCCCGTTGGCTTCTCCAAAAGGGCCGCAGCCAAGAGGCCCGTCAAGTCCTCAGCCAGATCAGAAGAGGCCAGAGCGTTGACGAGGAGTACGACATGATCAGAGCCGGCATcgaggaagaagagaaagagacgaGTGAAG GAGGCCTTGTTATTTTGCGGATCCTTCGCCATGGTCCAACTCGCAGAGCTCTCATCGTTGGCTGCGGCCTCCAGATGTTTCAGCAGCTGTCGGGGATAAACACCGTCAT GTACTACAGTGCAACCATTCTGCAGATGTCGGGGGTGCGGGATGATAAACAGGCAATCTGGTTGGCTGCTGCAACTTCTGCTACCAACTTTGTGTTCACCTTAGTTGGAGTCTGGCTTGTGGAGAGAGTGGGCCGCAGGAAGCTGACCCTGGGCAGTCTTTTAG GTACTGCATTGAGTCTGACTTTGTTGGCAGTCGGGTTCTTGCTATCTGCCCAGAATTCTCCGCCCATCACCCTCCACCCGGTCGACTCTCAAAACTCAACCTGCAGACTATATGG GTTCTGTGAATCCTGCATGCTGGATCCGGgttgtggattttgttatcGTGAAAACGGCACCAGAGTGTGGGACTCGTCCTGTGTTCCTGTCAATCAAGCGTCCACAGATCACGCCGCCTGGGGAAG GTGCTCCAACCAGACGGAGACAGCCGGCAGCCCAATGTGGGCTTACAACTACTGTCCAACATCCTACTCCTGGATCGTCCTGATGGGCCTCATCCTCTACCTTGCATTCTTTGCTCCAG GTATGGGCCCCATGCCTTGGACAGTGAACTCAGAGATCTACCCACTGTGGGCCCGCAGCACCGGCAACGCCTGGTCAGCTGGGGTCAACTGGATGTTCAACGTCCTGGTGTCTCTGACCTTCCTTCATGTCGCTGAGTTTCTCACCTATTACG GGGCGTTCTTCATGTACACGGGCCTGGTGGTGTTGAGTCTCCTCTTCGTCCAGGGCTGCCTGCCAGAGACGCAGGGCCTGCAGCTGGAGGAAATCGAGAACCTGTTCACCGGTCAGCTCTGCTCCTGTGGAGCCTCCTCACTCAGTGACAATCGCCACGTCCACTACATTCGG CAAGGTTCGGAAGTCAGCCCAGCAAACTATGGAGCGGTGGGGTCAGACAATGCCATAGCCTATATAACT CTCAGATAA
- the LOC122874500 gene encoding proton myo-inositol cotransporter-like isoform X7, producing the protein MSNLMGSRRQKAADDGEQSLIGPPSVVSAAGGDLLDQDASTSGFVYVLAFFSALGGFLFGYDTGVVSGAMLLLKKEMNLTTLWQELLVSSTVGAAAVSALSGGYLNGWLGRRICILLASFIFSIGGIILSFAPDKVVLLVGRITIGLGIGIASMTVPVYLAEVSPPHQRGQLVTVNALFITGGQFIASVVDGAFSYLSHDGWRYMLGLSVLPAVLQFAGFLFLPESPRWLLQKGRSQEARQVLSQIRRGQSVDEEYDMIRAGIEEEEKETSEGGLVILRILRHGPTRRALIVGCGLQMFQQLSGINTVMYYSATILQMSGVRDDKQAIWLAAATSATNFVFTLVGVWLVERVGRRKLTLGSLLGTALSLTLLAVGFLLSAQNSPPITLHPVDSQNSTCRLYGFCESCMLDPGCGFCYRENGTRVWDSSCVPVNQASTDHAAWGRCSNQTETAGSPMWAYNYCPTSYSWIVLMGLILYLAFFAPGMGPMPWTVNSEIYPLWARSTGNAWSAGVNWMFNVLVSLTFLHVAEFLTYYGAFFMYTGLVVLSLLFVQGCLPETQGLQLEEIENLFTGQLCSCGASSLSDNRHVHYIRQGSEVSPANYGAVGSDNAIAYITLR; encoded by the exons ATGAGCAACCTTATGGGCAGCAGGAGGCAGAAAGCAGCGGATGATGGAGAGCAGAGTCTCATTGGGCCTCCATCTGTGGTCTCCGCCGCTGGTGGGGATCTCCTGGACCAAGATGCCTCCACGTCTGGGTTCGTGTATGTGTTGGCGTTTTTCTCTGCCCTGGGAGGATTCCTCTTCGGGTATGACACTGGGGTGGTCTCCGGGGCTATGCTGCTCCTGAAGAAGGAGATGAACCTGACCACTTTGTGGCAGGAGCTGCTGGTCTCCAGTACTGTTGGGGCTGCGGCTGTCTCTGCCCTGAGCGGAGGCTACTTGAACGGGTGGCTGGGGCGCAGGATCTGCATCCTCTTGGCCAGTTTCATCTTCAGCATCGGTGGCATCATCTTGAGTTTTGCCCCGGACAAGGTGGTCCTTCTTGTGGGCAGAATCACAATTGGATTGGGCATAG GCATTGCCTCTATGACAGTTCCTGTATACCTCGCAGAAGTTTCCCCCCCTCACCAGAGAGGTCAGCTGGTCACTGTCAACGCCCTCTTCATCACCGGTGGCCAGTTCATTGCCAGTGTGGTCGATGGAGCTTTCAGCTACCTGAGCCACGATGGTTGGAG GTACATGCTGGGTTTGTCCGTTCTCCCAGCAGTGCTGCAGTTCGCCGGCTTCTTATTCCTGCCGGAGAGCCCCCGTTGGCTTCTCCAAAAGGGCCGCAGCCAAGAGGCCCGTCAAGTCCTCAGCCAGATCAGAAGAGGCCAGAGCGTTGACGAGGAGTACGACATGATCAGAGCCGGCATcgaggaagaagagaaagagacgaGTGAAG GAGGCCTTGTTATTTTGCGGATCCTTCGCCATGGTCCAACTCGCAGAGCTCTCATCGTTGGCTGCGGCCTCCAGATGTTTCAGCAGCTGTCGGGGATAAACACCGTCAT GTACTACAGTGCAACCATTCTGCAGATGTCGGGGGTGCGGGATGATAAACAGGCAATCTGGTTGGCTGCTGCAACTTCTGCTACCAACTTTGTGTTCACCTTAGTTGGAGTCTGGCTTGTGGAGAGAGTGGGCCGCAGGAAGCTGACCCTGGGCAGTCTTTTAG GTACTGCATTGAGTCTGACTTTGTTGGCAGTCGGGTTCTTGCTATCTGCCCAGAATTCTCCGCCCATCACCCTCCACCCGGTCGACTCTCAAAACTCAACCTGCAGACTATATGG GTTCTGTGAATCCTGCATGCTGGATCCGGgttgtggattttgttatcGTGAAAACGGCACCAGAGTGTGGGACTCGTCCTGTGTTCCTGTCAATCAAGCGTCCACAGATCACGCCGCCTGGGGAAG GTGCTCCAACCAGACGGAGACAGCCGGCAGCCCAATGTGGGCTTACAACTACTGTCCAACATCCTACTCCTGGATCGTCCTGATGGGCCTCATCCTCTACCTTGCATTCTTTGCTCCAG GTATGGGCCCCATGCCTTGGACAGTGAACTCAGAGATCTACCCACTGTGGGCCCGCAGCACCGGCAACGCCTGGTCAGCTGGGGTCAACTGGATGTTCAACGTCCTGGTGTCTCTGACCTTCCTTCATGTCGCTGAGTTTCTCACCTATTACG GGGCGTTCTTCATGTACACGGGCCTGGTGGTGTTGAGTCTCCTCTTCGTCCAGGGCTGCCTGCCAGAGACGCAGGGCCTGCAGCTGGAGGAAATCGAGAACCTGTTCACCGGTCAGCTCTGCTCCTGTGGAGCCTCCTCACTCAGTGACAATCGCCACGTCCACTACATTCGG CAAGGTTCGGAAGTCAGCCCAGCAAACTATGGAGCGGTGGGGTCAGACAATGCCATAGCCTATATAACT CTCAGATAA